A single region of the Lycium barbarum isolate Lr01 chromosome 2, ASM1917538v2, whole genome shotgun sequence genome encodes:
- the LOC132625982 gene encoding ETHYLENE INSENSITIVE 3-like 3 protein has product MVVMDEIGVDISSDIEMDDIKCDNIEEKDVSDEEIDPEELEKRMWKDQIKLKRLKEKQKIAARQALEKQNNKQVTDQARRKKMSRAQDGILKYMLKLMEVCNARGFVYGIIPEKGKPVSGSSDNLRAWWKEKVKFDKNGPAAIAKHEAECLARGEGIGSQNGNSQSVLQDLQDSTLGSLLSSLMQHCDPPQRKYPLEKGVSPPWWPTGSEEWWAKAGLPKGQKSPYKKPHDLKKLFKVGVLTAVIKHMLPNIAKIRRLVRQSKCLQDKMTAKESSIWLAVLSKEESILQQQTSENGSSSIEAPARSRSEKKKPSVISDSDYDVDGPDDGIGSVSSRDETRNQQLDVRPLNVVPQSHQSTEQGDGRHRRRKKRARSNPTELQTQPSLVHFDEHSNTLPDINGSETLLAVENDTESQSGLPLQDSNLSLVPSANVLSTEDTYIGAGPSLYPMSQNSTAVPYESGLHIESQDSIVQHQFQGTNDEPQISLSHYRPPNNGLHYGPQNSVVHTELQVSQFSNFNQPPVYHSYSSAEFGSTHEEHGSQLACNELQITPRDSGVGSSLHGSGNDISRDMFQNNHEMPFESSLPIGSPYATLGSPFDLGLDVQSHFDNTDYDLEFDKELMSFFAS; this is encoded by the exons CTCGGACATTGAAATGGATGATATAAAGTGCGACAACATagaagaaaaggatgtcagtgaTGAGGAGATTGATCCAGAAGAATTGGAGAAACGGATGTGGAAGGACCAAATCAAGCTCAAGCGGCTCAAGGAAAAACAGAAAATTGCAGCCCGGCAAGCTCTCGAGAAGCAGAACAATAAACAAGTCACTGATCAGGCTAGGCGGAAAAAGATGTCAAGAGCTCAAGATGGGATTTTGAAGTACATGTTGAAGCTCATGGAGGTCTGCAATGCTCGAGGGTTTGTTTATGGCATCATTCCTGAAAAGGGTAAACCTGTGAGTGGTTCGTCGGATAACTTAAGAGCTTGGTGGAAGGAGAAGGTGAAGTTTGATAAGAATGGTCCCGCTGCAATAGCCAAGCATGAGGCAGAATGTCTCGCAAGAGGAGAGGGAATAGGCAGCCAAAACGGGAACTCACAAAGTGTTCTGCAAGACTTGCAAGATTCTACCTTGGGATCCCTTTTGTCTTCTTTAATGCAACACTGTGATCCACCTCAACGGAAGTACCCCCTGGAGAAAGGTGTCTCACCACCGTGGTGGCCTACGGGGAGTGAGGAATGGTGGGCTAAAGCGGGACTACCTAAAGGTCAGAAATCGCCATACAAAAAGccgcatgatttgaagaagttgTTCAAAGTTGGTGTTCTAACTGCCGTCATTAAGCATATGTTGCCTAATATCGCGAAGATCAGGAGATTAGTCCGCCAATCGAAGTGTTTGCag GACAAGATGACTGCTAAGGAGAGCTCAATTTGGTTGGCTGTTTTAAGCAAAGAGGAATCAATCCTCCAGCAACAAACCAGTGAGAATGGGTCATCTAGCATAGAAGCACCAGCTAGAAGCCGTAGTGAAAAGAAGAAACCTTCCGTAATCAGTGACAGTGACTATGATGTTGATGGCCCCGACGATGGTATTGGCTCTGTATCGTCTAGAGACGAGACGAGAAATCAACAGTTGGATGTTCGTCCTCTAAATGTCGTTCCTCAATCTCATCAAAGTACGGAGCAAGGAGATGGACGTCATCGAAGGAGAAAAAAACGTGCTAGGTCAAACCCTACCGAGCTACAGACTCAACCATCTCTGGTACACTTTGACGAGCATAGTAACACATTACCTGATATAAACGGTTCAGAAACACTATTGGCTGTAGAGAACGACACAGAGAGTCAATCAGGGTTACCATTACAAGACTCAAACCTATCATTGGTTCCATCAGCTAATGTGCTCTCTACAGAGGATACATATATAGGCGCTGGTCCATCACTTTATCCGATGTCTCAAAATTCTACAGCTGTCCCTTATGAATCAGGACTGCATATTGAAAGTCAAGATTCTATTGTTCAGCATCAATTTCAAGGCACAAATGATGAACCACAAATTTCCCTCTCGCATTATCGACCTCCAAACAACGGGTTGCATTATGGACCCCAGAATTCTGTTGTACACACTGAACTACAGGTGTCTCAATTTTCTAACTTCAATCAACCTCCTGTATATCACTCTTATTCTTCAGCTGAATTTGGGTCGACACATGAGGAACACGGTTCCCAGTTGGCGTGCAATGAACTTCAGATTACACCAAGGGATTCTGGAGTTGGTTCATCACTTCACGGAAGTGGAAATGATATATCTAGGGACATGTTTCAGAATAACCATGAGATGCCTTTTGAGTCTTCACTTCCTATTGGCTCGCCTTATGCTACACTAGGCAGCCCATTTGACTTGGGGCTTGATGTCCAAAGTCATTTTGATAATACTGATTATGATTTAGAATTTGACAAAGAACTCATGTCATTCTTTGCCTCATAG